The following are encoded in a window of Amblyraja radiata isolate CabotCenter1 chromosome 7, sAmbRad1.1.pri, whole genome shotgun sequence genomic DNA:
- the LOC116974870 gene encoding fibrinogen-like protein 1-like protein, with protein MLSHGMLGSLLLAIFAIGLCSAMTNEFRTYFNGIGNAHALTNEQQMKIKNLKTGTNGRVHLHQDCKAINRFGNKDNGIYVIKPQTSPPVLVYCDMKTEGGGWILLQNVTRGSSVFSQKKWVDYKTTFGNLEGNYWLGNEHMHAITKQQRFEVKFIIQNGTQFVHVDYSSFNIDEEKNNYALRLGYPLKYSEYYDVLTEQDNMMFSTEDEDNDRDANNNCAKMQGAGWWFNKCSSAMFFGQRIKWPRICDDCESAAILIKPTTENCISNHN; from the exons ATGCTTTCCCACGGAATGCTGGGCTCGCTGCTCCTCGCCATCTTTGCGATTGGACTATGTTCTGCTATGACGAATGAATTTCGTACCTACTTCAATGGAATTGGAAATGCCCATGCATTGACAAACGAGCAGCAAATGAAAATTAAGAATCTAAAGACAGGGACAAATGGACGCG TGCATCTCCACCAAGACTGCAAGGCAATAAACCGTTTTGGAAATAAGGACAATGGCATCTACGTCATCAAACCCCAAACCAGTCCACCAGTGTTGGTATACTGCGACATGAAAACTGAAGGTGGCGGCTGGATCCTGCTGCAAAATGTCACGAGAGGCAGCAGCGTATTTTCCCAGAAAAAGTGGGTCGATTACAAAACTACCTTTGGCAATTTAGAAGGCAACTACTGGCTTGGAAACGAACACATGCACGCCATCACGAAGCAACAGCGATTTGAAGTGAAATTTATCATTCAGAATGGTACACAATTTGTGCATGTTGATTACTCCAGCTTTAATATTGACGAGGAGAAAAATAACTATGCACTAAGACTAGGTTATCCCCTCAAGTATTCTGAATATTATGATGTGTTGACTGAACAGGATAACATGATGTTTTCCACTGAAGATGAGGACAATGACAGAGATGCCAACAACAATTGTGCAAAGATGCAAGGGGCTGGGTGGTGGTTTAATAAATGCTCATCTGCTATGTTCTTTGGGCAACGCATTAAATGGCCCAGAATTTGTGATGATTGTGAGTCTGCTGCCATTCTCATTAAACCCACGACCGAAAATTGCATTAGTAATCATAATTAA